In Halorientalis sp. LT38, a genomic segment contains:
- a CDS encoding MinD/ParA family ATP-binding protein, whose protein sequence is MILAVTGGKGGVGKSTVSYNLAAALDAVVVDADLGMADLPASRGPDLHDVLAGRADPVEAVREDAPVAILPCGRSLAGARAIDPTALVAAVERVAAEYGRVVVDCPAGLGGDVGLGLCVAYACVLVTTPAEPALADAVRARALARELDAGLVRIVLNRAESRGTADALARELGAPVTVLPESVALADAQARGRPVGEHAPECVATARFEELAAAVRETVGDASVANPGS, encoded by the coding sequence ATGATCCTCGCGGTCACCGGGGGCAAGGGCGGCGTGGGGAAGTCGACGGTCTCGTACAACCTGGCCGCGGCGCTGGACGCGGTGGTCGTCGACGCCGACCTGGGGATGGCCGACCTGCCGGCGTCCCGGGGGCCGGACCTCCACGACGTGCTCGCCGGCCGCGCCGACCCGGTCGAAGCGGTCCGGGAGGACGCGCCGGTCGCGATCCTCCCCTGTGGGCGGTCGCTCGCGGGGGCGCGGGCGATCGATCCGACCGCTCTGGTGGCCGCCGTCGAGCGCGTCGCCGCCGAGTACGGCCGGGTCGTCGTCGACTGTCCGGCGGGGCTGGGCGGCGACGTGGGCCTCGGGCTCTGCGTGGCGTACGCCTGCGTGCTGGTGACGACGCCGGCCGAACCCGCGCTGGCCGACGCCGTCCGCGCTCGGGCGCTGGCGCGCGAACTCGACGCCGGCCTGGTCCGGATCGTGCTGAATCGGGCGGAAAGTCGGGGAACGGCCGACGCGCTCGCTCGGGAACTCGGTGCGCCGGTGACGGTCCTTCCGGAGTCGGTCGCGCTGGCCGATGCGCAGGCCCGGGGACGGCCCGTCGGCGAGCACGCGCCGGAATGTGTCGCGACGGCGCGGTTCGAGGAACTCGCGGCGGCGGTGCGGGAAACGGTGGGGGACGCATCGGTGGCGAACCCGGGGAGTTAA
- a CDS encoding transcription initiation factor IIB, with product MATTTQSCPECQGRLREGDRETVCGDCGLVVAEDNIDRGPEWRSFADDETDRERTGAPLTRSRHDRGLTTEIGRSTRLKGRKRRRFARMRRQHNRAQIKSKAERNRVYAFGEIRRLVSALNLTDHVRDQACVLFESAQHEDLLRGRSIEGFTAAVVYATCRTVSVSRTLDEVVETARASEDELTAAYDALNRQLGLPTGPIDPAEYLPRFASRLDLPQAVERRATDLVDAAREAGIVSGRDPSGVAAGCLYLAAQERDCDLTQSEAAETAGVTPVTLRSTYQELRE from the coding sequence ATGGCAACCACGACGCAGTCCTGTCCGGAGTGCCAGGGACGCCTCCGGGAAGGCGACAGGGAAACGGTCTGCGGCGACTGCGGCCTCGTCGTCGCTGAGGACAACATCGACCGCGGCCCGGAATGGCGCAGTTTCGCCGACGACGAGACCGACCGGGAACGGACCGGCGCACCGCTGACGCGATCGCGTCACGATCGGGGCCTCACGACCGAGATCGGCCGCTCGACGCGGCTCAAAGGGCGCAAGCGTCGGCGATTCGCGCGCATGCGTCGCCAGCACAACCGCGCGCAAATCAAGTCCAAGGCCGAGCGCAACCGGGTGTACGCCTTCGGCGAGATCCGGCGGCTGGTCAGCGCGCTGAACCTGACCGACCACGTCCGCGATCAGGCCTGCGTCCTCTTCGAGTCCGCCCAGCACGAGGACCTGCTCCGCGGGCGCTCCATCGAGGGCTTCACCGCCGCCGTCGTCTACGCCACCTGCCGGACCGTCTCCGTCTCGCGGACGCTCGACGAGGTGGTCGAGACCGCCCGCGCATCCGAGGACGAACTCACGGCCGCCTACGACGCCCTGAACCGCCAGCTCGGGCTGCCGACCGGTCCGATCGACCCGGCGGAGTACCTGCCGCGCTTTGCCAGCCGGCTCGACCTCCCCCAGGCCGTCGAGCGCCGCGCCACGGACCTCGTCGACGCCGCCCGGGAGGCGGGCATCGTTTCGGGTCGCGACCCGTCGGGCGTCGCCGCCGGCTGTCTCTACCTGGCCGCGCAGGAACGCGACTGCGACCTCACCCAGTCGGAAGCCGCCGAGACCGCGGGCGTCACGCCAGTGACGCTGCGCTCGACCTATCAGGAACTGCGGGAGTGA
- a CDS encoding DUF5786 family protein gives MSMGAYDEEEHERRERKNSEVDADFDDERTNYHGKVEYDSGESAEDLLDQFKEINEG, from the coding sequence ATGTCTATGGGTGCCTACGACGAAGAAGAGCACGAGCGCCGTGAGCGGAAAAACAGCGAGGTAGACGCCGACTTCGACGACGAGCGGACGAACTACCACGGGAAAGTCGAGTACGACAGCGGCGAGTCCGCCGAGGACCTGCTCGACCAGTTCAAAGAGATCAACGAAGGATAG
- a CDS encoding CPBP family intramembrane glutamic endopeptidase: protein MASAVRSWVDTHRLVSFVGIAYAFTWTIQGALAASGMEASWTHSLLIGLGGFGPPVGAAVVVWASGGSLRTWVGQMFKWRIGAKWWAIVFLLPFVVLVLISGLFVLGGGPIDLSSFESPFIYLFAMGWGTVLGGGQEDLGWRGFMLPVLQAKYSALASSVVVGVTWAGWHLPLFLNATTTHGGWPRSQQLLWMVSILAGSVLWTWMYNSTGGSVLAVAVFHAGINAMGIYHPADAAALVPNGVPDPWLNLLAEITGALPIVATAILLVVIYGPERLASRDPPGPEAAGLPDDR from the coding sequence ATGGCCTCCGCCGTCCGTTCCTGGGTCGACACACATCGGCTGGTGAGTTTCGTCGGGATCGCGTACGCGTTCACCTGGACGATCCAGGGCGCGCTCGCGGCCTCCGGAATGGAGGCGTCGTGGACGCATTCGCTCCTGATCGGACTGGGCGGCTTCGGGCCGCCCGTCGGCGCTGCCGTCGTCGTCTGGGCCAGCGGTGGCAGTCTCCGAACGTGGGTCGGTCAGATGTTCAAGTGGCGGATCGGTGCGAAGTGGTGGGCCATCGTGTTCCTGCTCCCGTTCGTCGTCCTCGTTCTCATCAGTGGCCTGTTCGTGCTCGGTGGCGGCCCGATCGACCTCTCGTCGTTCGAGTCGCCGTTCATCTACCTCTTCGCGATGGGTTGGGGGACGGTCCTGGGCGGTGGCCAGGAGGACCTCGGCTGGCGGGGGTTCATGCTCCCGGTGCTGCAGGCGAAGTACAGCGCCCTCGCGTCGAGCGTGGTGGTCGGCGTCACCTGGGCGGGCTGGCACCTCCCGCTGTTTCTCAACGCCACGACGACCCACGGCGGGTGGCCGCGCTCTCAGCAACTCCTCTGGATGGTCTCGATCCTCGCCGGCTCGGTTCTCTGGACCTGGATGTACAACAGCACCGGCGGGAGCGTCCTCGCCGTGGCCGTGTTCCACGCGGGCATCAACGCGATGGGGATTTACCACCCGGCGGACGCGGCCGCACTCGTCCCGAACGGGGTCCCCGACCCCTGGTTGAACCTCCTCGCGGAGATCACGGGGGCGCTTCCGATCGTGGCGACCGCGATTTTGCTCGTTGTCATCTACGGCCCCGAGCGCCTCGCGAGCCGCGACCCACCGGGGCCCGAAGCTGCCGGCCTCCCCGATGACCGCTAA
- a CDS encoding ABC transporter permease subunit codes for MTAVPIWLTIARKEFADALRSRVLWGIVAIVAVMTSLSAGISLLVPDVQGGAEMAIGGASQFAGLLVPIVALIAAYLAIAGERESGSLKVILGLPPSRGEVLFGKFVGRTGVVAIGLVLGFLLSGVVTAALYGELPVAAFVGTTALTVFLGVSFVGIAIGISAVTATRARAMTLAIAAYLGLTLLWDLVPNAVHLLVTGEMPGAIVPPWLLLVQGLSPTGAYNALVQRVLLGGGTAVEARIGGPAPGYLDPVVFLAILLAWAIVPLLVGYLRFRRADLS; via the coding sequence ATGACCGCCGTCCCGATCTGGCTGACGATCGCGCGCAAGGAGTTCGCCGACGCGCTCCGATCGCGCGTGCTCTGGGGGATCGTCGCGATCGTCGCCGTGATGACGTCGCTGTCGGCGGGCATCTCGCTGCTCGTCCCCGACGTCCAGGGCGGGGCCGAGATGGCCATCGGCGGCGCGTCCCAGTTCGCGGGTCTGCTCGTCCCGATCGTGGCGCTGATCGCCGCCTATCTCGCGATCGCCGGCGAACGCGAATCGGGGAGTCTGAAGGTGATACTCGGGCTCCCGCCGTCGCGAGGCGAGGTCCTCTTCGGGAAGTTCGTCGGCCGGACCGGCGTGGTGGCGATCGGCCTGGTACTGGGATTTCTCCTGTCGGGCGTCGTGACCGCGGCCCTCTACGGCGAGCTTCCGGTGGCCGCGTTCGTCGGCACGACCGCGTTGACCGTTTTCCTCGGCGTCTCGTTCGTCGGCATCGCCATCGGCATCTCTGCCGTGACGGCGACGCGGGCGCGGGCGATGACGCTCGCGATCGCGGCCTATCTCGGCCTGACGCTCCTCTGGGATCTCGTGCCCAACGCCGTTCACCTGCTGGTGACCGGCGAGATGCCCGGCGCGATCGTTCCCCCGTGGCTCCTGCTCGTACAGGGCCTCAGCCCCACTGGCGCGTACAACGCGCTCGTCCAGCGGGTGTTGCTCGGCGGTGGAACGGCCGTCGAAGCGCGGATCGGCGGCCCCGCGCCGGGCTATCTCGATCCCGTCGTGTTCCTCGCCATCCTCCTCGCGTGGGCGATCGTCCCGCTGCTCGTCGGGTATCTCAGGTTCCGGCGCGCCGACTTGAGTTAG
- a CDS encoding ABC transporter ATP-binding protein, giving the protein MDRTSRPASEARPSAADDDDPIAIRTTGLTKRYGSEVLAVDDLDLTVYEGEIFGFLGPNGAGKSTTIDVIMDYVRPSAGSATVLGYDAQDETRDVHERVGILPDGYGLYDRLSGRKHLEYAISLKRADDEVADLLDRVGLDADAADRVVGGYSKGMMQRLALAIALVGDPDLLILDEPSSGLDPNGVRLVREIVRDHAARGKTVFFSSHILSQVEAVCDRVAILNRGRLVAVDSIDGLRDALGAGSTVTLTVDAVPDSLSLAALPGVSEVTVEDRTIRVHVDDATAKVDVLDRVRDDGAAVLDVAIEESSLEDLFSAYTGDAPPVVGATEGAR; this is encoded by the coding sequence ATGGATAGGACCTCTCGTCCCGCTTCCGAGGCGAGACCGTCGGCTGCCGACGACGACGACCCGATCGCCATCCGGACCACTGGACTGACCAAGCGATACGGGTCGGAAGTGCTGGCCGTCGACGACCTCGATCTGACGGTGTACGAGGGGGAGATCTTCGGGTTTCTCGGGCCGAACGGCGCCGGGAAGTCCACGACGATCGACGTGATCATGGACTACGTCCGCCCGTCGGCCGGGAGCGCGACCGTCCTCGGCTACGACGCCCAGGATGAAACGCGCGACGTCCACGAACGGGTCGGGATCCTCCCGGACGGGTACGGACTCTACGACCGGCTCTCCGGGCGCAAACACCTCGAGTACGCGATCTCGCTGAAGCGAGCCGACGACGAGGTCGCCGACCTGCTCGATCGCGTCGGTCTCGACGCCGACGCTGCCGACCGAGTCGTCGGCGGCTACTCGAAGGGGATGATGCAACGCCTGGCGCTCGCGATTGCGCTCGTCGGCGACCCCGACCTCCTGATTCTCGACGAGCCGTCGTCGGGGCTCGATCCCAACGGCGTTCGCCTCGTCCGGGAGATCGTCCGGGACCACGCTGCCCGTGGAAAGACCGTCTTCTTCTCCAGCCACATCCTCAGCCAGGTCGAAGCCGTCTGTGACCGCGTCGCGATCCTCAACCGCGGGCGACTCGTCGCCGTCGATTCGATCGACGGGCTTCGCGACGCGCTCGGGGCGGGCTCGACGGTGACGCTGACGGTCGACGCCGTCCCGGACTCGCTGTCGCTCGCGGCGCTCCCCGGCGTCTCGGAGGTCACAGTCGAGGACCGAACGATTCGGGTTCACGTCGACGACGCCACGGCGAAGGTCGACGTCCTCGACCGAGTGCGCGACGACGGGGCGGCCGTTCTGGACGTGGCGATCGAGGAGTCGTCGCTGGAAGACCTCTTCAGCGCCTACACGGGCGATGCGCCGCCGGTCGTCGGTGCCACGGAGGGAGCGCGATGA
- a CDS encoding DUF5789 family protein, producing the protein MRLLSGLDERIGAQAYPATSEEVIAEYGDLELELPNGDERLGDVLGRLEAETFESAEDLRLAALSAVSNNAIGRKGYSDRDPSCIGEEGHEQLSF; encoded by the coding sequence ATGCGTCTACTGAGTGGGCTGGACGAACGGATCGGTGCACAGGCGTACCCGGCGACGAGCGAGGAGGTCATCGCCGAGTACGGGGACCTCGAACTGGAACTGCCGAACGGCGACGAACGGCTGGGGGACGTGCTCGGCCGCCTCGAGGCGGAGACCTTCGAATCGGCCGAGGACCTGCGGCTCGCGGCCCTGTCGGCGGTGAGCAACAACGCCATCGGCCGGAAGGGCTACAGCGACCGCGATCCCTCCTGCATCGGCGAGGAAGGCCACGAGCAGCTCTCGTTCTGA
- a CDS encoding PHP domain-containing protein has protein sequence MVVADLHVHTTRSDGTLTLDSVPKAARRAGVEVVALTDHDRFDPSLDGAVTEREGVTIVRGIELRVDAGSQRVDLLGYGLDPTPALETLVTEIQRDRGERGRAIVDCVEDRLGVTLDVEIRPGLGRPHVARAIDESPADYDYQDAFDRLIGDDCPCYVAREIPSFERSREVLDGACGVVGLAHPLRYEDPEAALELTADLDAVERYYPYGRDADPTPVERAVETHDLLVTGGSDAHDERLGLAGLDRAATGTFLTALR, from the coding sequence ATGGTCGTCGCGGACCTCCACGTCCACACGACGCGCTCGGACGGGACGCTGACGCTCGATTCGGTGCCGAAGGCGGCCCGACGAGCCGGCGTCGAGGTCGTCGCCCTGACCGACCACGACCGGTTCGATCCGTCTCTCGACGGGGCCGTCACCGAACGCGAGGGCGTCACGATCGTCCGCGGCATCGAACTCCGGGTCGACGCAGGTTCCCAGCGCGTGGATCTCTTGGGCTACGGACTGGACCCGACGCCCGCGCTCGAAACCCTCGTGACGGAGATCCAGCGCGATCGCGGTGAGCGCGGCCGGGCCATCGTCGACTGCGTCGAGGACCGCCTCGGCGTGACCCTCGACGTCGAGATCCGTCCGGGGCTCGGTCGCCCCCACGTCGCGCGCGCCATCGACGAGAGTCCCGCCGACTACGACTACCAGGACGCGTTCGACCGCCTCATCGGCGACGACTGTCCGTGTTACGTCGCCCGCGAGATCCCCTCCTTCGAGCGGAGCCGGGAGGTCCTCGACGGGGCCTGCGGCGTCGTCGGCCTGGCGCACCCGCTGCGGTACGAGGACCCCGAAGCGGCGCTCGAACTGACGGCCGACCTCGACGCCGTCGAGCGGTACTACCCGTACGGCCGCGACGCCGATCCGACGCCGGTCGAACGGGCCGTGGAGACCCACGATCTGCTCGTCACCGGGGGGAGTGACGCCCACGACGAGCGACTCGGGCTCGCGGGGCTGGACCGGGCGGCGACCGGGACCTTCCTGACGGCGCTGCGGTAG
- a CDS encoding DUF6757 family protein, whose translation MRCHYCDRDADIAVEKDGVKVGVCEAHFREQMEELADSDAIANLEEELDIDGRE comes from the coding sequence ATGCGGTGTCACTACTGCGACCGCGACGCGGACATCGCGGTCGAGAAAGACGGCGTCAAGGTCGGTGTGTGCGAGGCCCACTTCCGTGAACAGATGGAGGAACTCGCCGACAGCGACGCCATCGCCAACCTCGAAGAGGAACTCGACATCGACGGCCGCGAGTAG
- a CDS encoding cupin domain-containing protein, with product MDRATVDELDDRMGPADAKRKLGDAVGATDLALNYYELEPGDSFGFGYHRHSDQEEVFYVVTGTVTFETEDGDVEVTGGECVRFEPGEWQLGTNEGDERVVALAMGAPKEMGETEMLRECEDCAGRTEQDLELTDDRDAILTICTDCGAETGRFE from the coding sequence ATGGACAGAGCCACTGTCGACGAGCTCGACGACAGGATGGGTCCCGCGGACGCGAAACGCAAACTGGGCGACGCCGTCGGCGCGACCGACCTGGCGCTGAACTACTACGAACTCGAACCCGGCGACAGCTTCGGCTTCGGCTACCACCGCCACAGCGACCAGGAAGAAGTGTTCTACGTCGTCACTGGGACTGTGACGTTCGAGACCGAGGACGGCGACGTCGAGGTGACCGGCGGCGAGTGCGTCCGCTTCGAACCGGGCGAGTGGCAACTCGGCACCAACGAGGGCGACGAACGCGTCGTCGCGCTGGCCATGGGCGCCCCGAAGGAGATGGGCGAGACGGAGATGCTCCGCGAGTGCGAGGACTGCGCCGGCCGGACCGAACAGGACCTCGAACTCACCGACGACCGCGACGCAATTTTGACGATCTGTACCGACTGCGGCGCCGAGACCGGCCGGTTCGAGTGA
- a CDS encoding acyl-CoA dehydrogenase family protein — protein MLDYFGLEADLGEEERMIRDTARDFVDENVRPDIGEHWIEGTFPKDLIPEMGEMGFYAPNLEGYGSPNVSETAYGLLMQELEACDSGLRSMASVQGALVMYPIHAYGSEEQKEEWLPKLGSGEAVGCFGLTEPEHGSNPTAMETRAEEADGGYLLNGSKTWITNSPISDVAIVWARDRTDPDTPVRGFLVETDRDGVSTNKITEKLSLRASITGEIGLNDVFVPEENLLPGAKGMGGPLGCLTQARYGIAWGAIGAARDCFETARQYAKDRDQFGGPIGRFQLQQQKLAEMATQITLAQLLAHRLADLKERGEMRPQHVSMAKRNNVRMARDESRIAREMLGGNGITADYSPMRHMANLETVYTYEGTHDIHTLILGEDLTGLQAYS, from the coding sequence ATGCTCGATTACTTCGGCCTGGAGGCCGACCTCGGTGAGGAAGAGCGGATGATCCGCGACACGGCCCGGGATTTCGTCGACGAGAACGTGCGCCCCGACATCGGCGAGCACTGGATCGAGGGCACCTTCCCCAAAGACCTCATCCCCGAGATGGGCGAGATGGGCTTTTACGCCCCGAATCTGGAGGGGTACGGCTCGCCGAACGTCTCGGAGACGGCGTATGGACTCCTGATGCAGGAACTGGAAGCCTGCGACTCGGGCCTGCGCTCGATGGCGTCCGTGCAGGGCGCGCTCGTCATGTACCCCATCCACGCCTACGGTTCGGAGGAACAGAAAGAGGAGTGGCTGCCCAAACTTGGGAGCGGTGAAGCGGTCGGCTGTTTCGGCCTCACAGAGCCCGAACACGGCTCGAACCCGACGGCGATGGAGACCCGAGCCGAGGAAGCCGACGGCGGCTACCTGCTCAACGGGTCGAAGACCTGGATCACGAACTCACCGATTTCGGACGTGGCGATCGTCTGGGCACGTGATCGGACGGACCCCGACACGCCGGTCCGGGGCTTTTTGGTCGAAACCGACCGCGACGGCGTCTCGACCAACAAGATCACCGAGAAGCTCTCGCTGCGAGCCTCCATCACGGGCGAGATCGGCCTGAACGACGTCTTCGTCCCCGAAGAGAACCTGCTGCCGGGTGCCAAGGGCATGGGCGGACCCCTCGGATGCCTCACGCAGGCCCGCTACGGCATCGCCTGGGGCGCTATCGGCGCCGCGCGGGACTGCTTCGAGACCGCCCGCCAGTACGCGAAGGATCGCGACCAGTTCGGCGGGCCCATCGGTCGATTCCAGCTCCAGCAGCAGAAACTCGCCGAGATGGCCACCCAGATCACCCTGGCGCAACTCCTGGCACACCGGCTCGCGGACCTGAAGGAACGCGGCGAGATGCGCCCCCAGCACGTCTCGATGGCCAAGCGCAACAACGTCAGGATGGCCCGTGACGAGTCCCGCATCGCCCGCGAGATGCTCGGCGGCAACGGGATCACGGCGGACTACTCCCCGATGCGCCACATGGCGAACCTCGAAACCGTGTATACCTACGAGGGCACCCACGACATCCACACCCTGATCCTGGGAGAGGACCTGACCGGACTCCAGGCGTACAGCTAA
- a CDS encoding type 1 glutamine amidotransferase: MTRPRIALLNAAHDGADTRRNFRRELDADLVEFHCPSGEVPETMRYDGFVVTGSRASVYWEREWIGQLKRWAGDAIEAGLPGLGVCYGHQLLADVTGGRVEPMDEYEIGYREVEQDGDNRLLDGVDEDFTVFTTHSDRVAEAPPGATVFAENEFGIHGFRKDRVFAVQFHPEYDMETAASVTEGKDDQLSDERIQRVLDGIHAENYDAACEAKRLFDNYLAFVREVQAERTGGEAGVSAADD; the protein is encoded by the coding sequence ATGACGCGGCCACGCATCGCCCTGCTGAACGCGGCTCACGACGGCGCAGACACCCGGCGGAACTTCCGCCGCGAACTCGACGCGGACCTCGTCGAGTTCCACTGTCCGTCCGGCGAGGTCCCGGAGACGATGCGGTACGACGGGTTCGTCGTCACGGGGTCGCGGGCCTCGGTCTACTGGGAGCGCGAGTGGATCGGCCAGTTGAAGCGGTGGGCCGGCGACGCCATCGAGGCCGGCCTGCCGGGCCTGGGCGTGTGTTACGGCCACCAGTTGCTCGCGGACGTCACGGGCGGGCGGGTCGAGCCCATGGACGAGTACGAGATCGGGTATCGAGAGGTCGAACAGGACGGCGACAACCGGCTCCTCGACGGCGTGGACGAGGATTTCACCGTCTTCACCACCCACTCCGACCGGGTGGCCGAGGCGCCGCCGGGCGCGACCGTCTTCGCCGAAAACGAGTTCGGCATCCACGGCTTCCGGAAAGACCGCGTGTTCGCCGTCCAGTTCCACCCCGAGTACGACATGGAGACGGCGGCGTCGGTCACCGAAGGCAAGGACGACCAGTTGAGCGACGAGCGCATCCAGCGCGTCCTCGACGGCATCCACGCGGAGAACTACGACGCGGCCTGCGAGGCAAAGCGCCTGTTCGACAACTACCTGGCGTTCGTCCGGGAGGTCCAGGCCGAGCGGACGGGCGGCGAGGCCGGCGTCAGTGCCGCCGACGACTGA
- a CDS encoding alpha/beta fold hydrolase, translating to MPTATNGDVDLFYETAGDGPTVAFVTPAGYGAWCWSWLVEELAGPFETLVWDLRGTGRSDAPRGPYDVATLAADLEAVLSDHGARRAHLVGAGLGGMVALAYAQEHSRAATLALLGTTADGSRVDADALAALQAPRDDPEALRSSLQRAFSDGVVDAHPEIVDRIVEWRTEDDADPDGWAAQREATTEFDATDSLYEVTTPTLVVHGRDDAVVPVAAGRDLADDLPRGSFEGIDAGHLVAAEEPAAVGDLLVGQLDEHGDSEY from the coding sequence GTGCCAACGGCGACAAACGGCGACGTGGACCTGTTCTACGAGACCGCGGGCGACGGGCCGACGGTCGCGTTCGTGACCCCCGCCGGCTACGGGGCGTGGTGCTGGTCGTGGCTCGTCGAGGAACTCGCGGGTCCCTTCGAGACGCTCGTCTGGGACCTTCGCGGGACCGGGCGCTCGGACGCGCCGCGGGGCCCGTACGACGTCGCGACGCTCGCGGCGGACCTCGAGGCAGTCCTGTCGGATCACGGGGCCCGGCGGGCGCATCTGGTCGGCGCGGGCCTGGGCGGCATGGTCGCACTGGCCTACGCCCAGGAACACTCGCGCGCGGCGACGCTCGCGCTGCTCGGGACGACCGCGGACGGGAGCCGCGTCGACGCCGACGCCCTCGCCGCCCTGCAGGCCCCGCGGGACGATCCCGAGGCGCTCCGATCCTCACTGCAGCGTGCGTTCTCGGACGGCGTCGTCGACGCCCACCCCGAGATCGTCGACCGGATCGTCGAGTGGCGGACCGAGGACGACGCCGACCCCGACGGCTGGGCGGCCCAGCGAGAAGCGACGACCGAGTTCGACGCGACCGATTCCCTTTACGAGGTGACGACGCCGACGCTCGTGGTCCACGGACGGGACGACGCGGTCGTCCCGGTCGCGGCCGGACGCGACCTCGCCGACGACCTGCCCCGTGGTTCCTTCGAGGGTATCGACGCGGGGCACCTCGTCGCGGCGGAGGAGCCGGCGGCCGTCGGAGACCTGCTGGTCGGGCAGCTGGACGAACACGGGGACAGCGAGTACTGA